In the Salmo trutta chromosome 33, fSalTru1.1, whole genome shotgun sequence genome, one interval contains:
- the LOC115172802 gene encoding protein GREB1 isoform X2, translating to MTSKFQYVFIGQGVMGNSYAGQLRTTRFEEVLHNSIEASLRSNTVVPRPVFSQLYLEAKQPTLHNGQVENEEEEDGSESNSPPIPYKMKPPPEGCCTTDGFCQAGRDLRLSSLVSEPQDLPPGFLLVGALSAGAPDTLLVCAVDRRFLPDERGCNALLGFSGICMGCGEKGFRYFTEFSNHINLKLSTQPKKQKLLKYHLYRNDQGQLVRGAAICWKGLESRGRQTVPNASDGHVTSDNHYPNPAVTAHPAHTPGNYTADAPVEPIAPPPPGNGSHIPLSQNPLPQTAILSKGPGRPTVIGTLNTGPPKKRHKGWSPESSAGAESAVKTPPSSSSSSLTNWTKPDNAPPVSLSQGSSNPPSPPGPSVTVPDQLLHTCRLQPVIFRGHGSLPRLSGKVSDVQVSSLLQSCYQNCQALPRVYQHYGPSPIQPLSVEMQILLTVYYLVQLGPDQVPLIEDLEQIFMRSWRESHLSEIHQYQQPQPGLSLPQAPYTLPGLPLPQAQPLTPSQLPWLANLAASSCGGGVVVLGEKASMALGLADTFSRLMEGQLAHTNYVVIICTAKGQETESCMVVTGQHQCRALTEGMFSPSDSLREISQQLSSGMTQELTTFCNSLGPGDIDVLLESAAVESRSQLTPLSISQECTGDSKPIDRQTARATGIPKEPARDTHTDRAESPKASCSEYRVEWREVRPIQLVVARKLLSHVCAIADSSTQNLDLGSFDRVHFLICVPPSEVTFQQTVLHLWNSGVLQNLGLEQDCLSQREAERYVVKMDQEARARIDDLIQEANRNPNTLFILVHDHAHWDISSGGYGASGGDSGSGLVDSLLNSCQIRDANNILTLHVTSFPFALQTQHTRISPYNEIHWPSAFNNEVDLYLEKTQYFGVSELLDSTRSGSGLPLLRYDSSFESMASVLEERFPKLHSAVIRTQVLIQHYCVAMMAVSGRSGSGGRSQHKHTSVETLEIVQSLLSSAQRCPSHHGHMVLLRLPSLALAGWAHQRLVRIRQRLGLGERFEIILGNPSQTLSIGQSFTERIKTWLKIQETDWVPRTYLELEALPCILILSGADPLGESLPRSLKYCDLRVISSYYLQRTALEQELGLAAYLVRVESQGSQPHGHAPDLGSDLSESDSDKLNSTDNEEKEGGENALKSDLPGLGHTAPSLPHPPSVLQTPRTFPGSIAADPLHPHTTPPDPHRPPNTQRRPSKSTSLDSSSPLPPSLLQGCSWARGVSRPPSLLLPRGLYDIIKACHGSGLPRCTSFLPHRSVTWASSFRPLLSKMMTCTEQSLYYRQWTIPRPHHMDSSNRPAKGCTDNFHPRRLLLSGPPQVYTDIHTCRLLLSGPPQVYTDIHTCRLLLSGPPQVYTDIHTCRLLLSGPPQVYTDIHTCRLLLSGPPQVYTDIHTCRLLLSGPPQVYTDIHTCRLLLSGPPQVGKTGAYLQFLGILSRMLIRLMEVDIYDEEDINFSGQLERVQYQSTCASWPVTDTLRGMPFDYTVHDPKYEDISTVYCPDYYPNIDGIPRHQEDVYLRRRTDRIKLSKYAAYNTYHHCEQCHQYMAFNPGYQMSTLHAFTFSHLLLGEEIQLYFIIPKSKQHHFSFSQPGGQLESMRLPLTSDWNPDCIKSPIFTPTTGRHEHGLFNLYHAMDGAAHLHILVIKEYEMAVYKKYWPNHIMLVLPTIFNGAGLGAAHFLIKELSYNNLELERSRRVEGGGPPADVWPFIILSDDSCVMWNAVDLDSHSTSGPVERSVSLKQVLQHMEACPDLTQFGLCGIRKWSSHSPGQGSGGGARHREPFSRGHLHDFLLLNVDLTQGVQFNQNRFTCDDVDFTLRVHSAGLLICRFNNFSVMKKQISIGGYHTFIIKNKMTDVPTSVQPSQYICAPDSKHPFLATPAQLLLEKYLQHASLFPLSTCNYTHPILSVDCYLNLGPEVTVCFVSSRPRSINICTTGLLFSGLLLCFWDSFVTPGFLKNFHFLKGAVLCVICADRSSLRQTVVRLELEDEWRFRLSDEFQTANAKEDRPLFFLTGKHI from the exons gtgtgatgGGGAACTCGTATGCAGGCCAGTTGAGGACCACGCGTTTTGAGGAGGTGCTTCATAACTCCATCGAGGCTTCTCTCCGCTCCAACACTGTGGTGCCACGGCCTGTCTTCTCACAGCTCTACCTGGAGGCAAAGCAGCCAACCCTGCACAacg GCCAGGTAgagaatgaggaggaggaagatggctCAGAGTCCAACAGCCCTCCCATCCCGTACAAGATGAAGCCCCCGCCAGAGGGATGCTGCACCACGGACG GATTCTGCCAGGCGGGTAGAGACCTGCGTCTATCCTCCCTGGTGTCAGAGCCTCAAGACCTGCCCCCAGGATTCCTGCTGGTAGGGGCCCTGTCTGCAGGCGCACCAGACACCCTGCTGGTGTGTGCAGTAGACCGCAGGTTCCTGCCCGATGAACGGGGATGCAACGCACTGctgg GGTTCTCGGGGATCTGTATGGGTTGTGGAGAGAAGGGTTTTCGCTACTTCACAGAATTCTCCAACCACATCAACCTGAAGTTGAGCACCCAGCCCAAGAAACAGAAGCTCTTAAAGTACCATCTGTACAGGAACGACCAGGGACAGCTGGTCAGAGGGGCTGCTATCTGCTGGAAGGGCCTCG agagcagagggagacagacagtgcCCAACGCCTCTGACGGGCATGTAACCTCAGACAATCACTACCCCAACCCAGCAGTCACCGCTCACCCTGCACACACACCCGGGAActacacag CCGACGCCCCTGTAGAAcccattgccccccctcccccgggCAACGGGAGCCACATCCCCCTATCCCAGAATCCTCTGCCCCAGACTGCCATACTGTCGAAAGGACCGGGGAGACCCACAGTTATAG GTACACTCAATACAGGACCACCTAAAAAGAGACACAAAGGCTGGTCTCCTGAGTCTTCTGCTGGGGCTGAGTCTGCTGTGAAGACCCCcccatcttcctcttcctcatcactcACCAATTGGACCAAACCAG ACAATGCCCCTCCAGTGAGTCTGTCCCAGGGGTCCTccaaccccccctctcctcccggGCCGTCTGTCACAGTGCCTGATCAGCTGCTACACACCTGCAGACTCCAGCCAGTCATCTTCAgag GTCATGGCAGCCTACCTCGGCTGAGTGGTAAGGTGTCTGATGTGCAGGTCAGTTCCCTGCTCCAGAGCTGCTATCAGAACTGCCAGGCCCTACCCAGGGTCTACCAACACTACGGACCCTCTCCCATACAGCCCCTGTCTGTAGAGATGCAGATACTACTCACTGTATACTACCTGGTGCAactag GCCCAGACCAGGTCCCGCTGATTGAGGACCTGGAGCAGATCTTCATGCGTTCCTGGAGAGAGTCCCACCTCAGTGAGATCCACCAGTACCAGCAGCCCCAGCCTGGCCTCTCCCTCCCCCAGGCTCCCTACACCCTGCCTGGGCTTCCACTGCCCCAGGCCCAGCCCCTCACCCCCTCCCAGCTGCCCTGGCTGGCCAACCTGGCAGCCTCGTCATGTGGGGGGGGAGTGGTGGTTCTGGGGGAGAAGGCCTCGATGGCTCTGGGGCTGGCTGACACCTTCAGTAGGCTGATGGAGGGACAGCTGGCTCATACCAACTATGTGGTCATCATCTGTACAGCCAAGGGACAGGAGACAGAGTCCTGCatggtggtgacag gtcaACACCAGTGTCGTGCCCTGACTGAGGGGATGTTCAGTCCCAGTGATAGTCTGAGAGAGATCAGTCAACAGCTGTCCTCTGGCATGACCCAGGAGCTCACTACCTTCTGCAACTCTCTGGGACCtg gtGATATAGATGTGTTGCTGGAGAGTGCTGCTGTGGAGAGCAGGAGCCAACTGACCCCCCTGTCCATCAGTCAGGAGTGTACAGGAGACAGCAagcctatagacagacagacggccagAGCTACAGGCATCCCCAAAGAGCcagccagagacacacacacagacagagcagagAGCCCCAAGGCATCCTGCTCAG AGTACCGTGTGGAGTGGCGGGAGGTACGGCCCATCCAGTTGGTGGTAGCCAGGAAGCTGCTGTCCCATGTGTGTGCCATCGCTGACTCCAGCACTCAGAACCTGGACCTGGGCTCCTTCGACAGGGTCCACTTCCTCATTTGTGTCCCTCCTTCTGAGGTTACCTTCCAACAGACTGTACTGCATCTCTGGAACTCAG GTGTCCTACAGAATCTGGGGTTGGAGCAAGACTGTCTGTctcagagagaggcagagcgctACGTGGTGAAGATGGACCAGGAGGCCAGGGCGCGCATTGATGACCTCATACAGGAAGCAAACAGGAACCCCAACACACTCTTCATCCTGGTTCATGACCACGCTCACTGGGACatcagcag TGGAGGGTATGGTGCCAGCGGTGGTGACTCCGGCAGTGGGTTGGTGGACAGCCTGCTCAACTCCTGTCAGATCAGAGACGCCAACAACATCCTGACTCTCCACGTCACCTCGTTCCCCTTTGCCCTgcagacacaacacacacgcatCAGCCCTTACAACGAGATACACTGGCCCTCTGCTTTCAATAAT gaagtgGATCTGTACCTTGAGAAGACACAGTACTTTGGTGTGTCTGAGCTGCTGGACTCGACTCGTTCAGGCAGCGGTCTGCCTCTCCTCCGCTACGACAGCTCCTTCGAAAGCATGGCCTCTGTCCTGGAGGAGag GTTCCCCAAGCTACACAGTGCAGTGATCCGGACCCAGGTTTTAATACAACACTACTGTGTGGCCATGATGGCCGTGTCGGGTCGGTCTGGCTCAGGGGGGCGAAGCCAACATAAACACACCTCCGTCGAGACGCTGGAGATCGTCCAGAGCCTGCTTAGCTCCGCCCAGCGATGCCCCTCCCACCACGGTCACATGGTGCTGCTACGGCTCCCCTCATTGGCTCTGGCAGGGTGGGCCCACCAACGGCTGGTGCGGATCAGacagagactggggctgggggagCGCTTTGAGATCATCCTGGGaaaccccagccaaaccctcagCATAGGACAGAGCTTCACTGAGCGCATCAAG acatGGCTGAAGATCCAGGAGACAGACTGGGTTCCTCGTACCTACCTGGAGCTAGAGGCCCTACCCTGCATCCTCATCCTCTCTGGGGCAGACCCCCTGGGAGAGTCCctacccag ATCACTGAAGTACTGTGATCTGCGTGTGATAAGCTCCTACTACCTGCAGCGCACGGCGTTGGAGCAGGAGCTAGGATTGGCGGCCTACCTGGTGAGGGTGGAGTCCCAGGGGTCACAACCCCACGGCCACGCGCCCGACCTGGGCAGTGACCTGTCAGAGAGCGACTCAGACAAACTCAACAGCACCGACAacgaggagaaggaggggggagagaacg cTCTGAAATCTGACCTCCCTGGCTTGGGTCAcaccgctccctctctccctcaccctccctcagtTCTCCAGACCCCCCGAACCTTCCCCGGCAGCATTGCTGCGGACCCCCTCCATCCCCACACCACCCCCCCAGACCCTCACCGCCCCCCCAACACCCAGCGCCGGCCCTCCAAGTCCACTTCCTTGGATTCCTCCTcccccctacccccctctctccttcaggGCTGCTCCTGGGCACGGGGGGTGAGCCGCCCCCCTTCCCTGCTGCTGCCCCGGGGACTCTATGACATCATCAAGGCGTGCCACGGCAGCGGGCTGCCTCGCTGCACCTCCTTCTTACCACACCGGTCTGTGACCTGGGCCAGCTCCTTCAG ACCTCTGCTGAGTAAGATGATGACGTGTACAGAACAGTCTCTGTATTACCGCCAGTGGACCATCCCACGGCCTCACCACATGGACAGCAGCAACCGCCCTGCAAAGGGGTGCACAGACAACTTCCATCCCCGCAGACTGCTGCTCAGCGGACCCCCGCAGgtatacacagacatacacacatgcagACTGCTGCTCAGCGGACCCCCGCAGgtatacacagacatacacacatgcagACTGCTGCTCAGCGGACCCCCGCAGgtatacacagacatacacacatgcagACTGCTGCTCAGCGGACCCCCGCAGgtatacacagacatacacacatgcagACTGCTGCTCAGCGGACCCCCGCAGgtatacacagacatacacacatgcagACTGCTGCTCAGCGGACCCCCGCAGgtatacacagacatacacacatgcagACTGCTGCTCAGCGGACCCCCGCAG GTGGGGAAGACAGGGGCGTACCTCCAGTTTCTGGGCATCCTGTCTCGTATGCTGATCAGACTGATGGAGGTGGACATCTATGATGAGGAAGATATCAACTTCA GTGGTCAGCTGGAGCGTGTCCAGTACCAGTCAACCTGTGCCTCCTGGCCAGTCACAGACACACTGAGGGGCATGCCGTTTGACTACACCGTCCACGACCCCAAATATGAAGACATCAGCACTGTCTACTGCCCTGACTACTACCCCAACATTGATG GAATCCCCAGACATCAGGAGGACGTGTATCTGCGGAGGCGTACGGACAGAATCAAACTGTCTAAATACGCAGCCTACAATACCTACCACCACTGTGAACAGTGTCACCAGTACATGGCTTTCAACCCCGGATACCAG ATGTCGACCCTGCATGCCTTCACCTTCTCCCACCTGCTGCTGGGGGAGGAGATCCAGCTCTACTTCATCATCCCCAAGTCTAAACAACACCACTTCAGCTTCAGCCAACCAGGAGGCCAGCTAGAGAGCATGAGACTGCCCCTCACCTCCGATTGG AACCCAGACTGTATCAAGAGTCCCATCTTCACCCCAACAACAGGTCGTCATGAGCATGGCCTGTTCAACCTGTATCACGCCATGGATGGGGCGGCCCACCTCCACATCCTGGTCATCAAGGAGTATGAGATGGCTGTCTATAAGAAGTACTGGCCCAACCACATTATGCTGGTGCTGCCCACCATCTTCAATGGAGCCGGGCTCG GTGCGGCCCACTTCCTGATCAAGGAGCTGTCCTATAACAACCTGGAGCTGGAACGCAGCCgcagggtggagggaggagggccGCCAGCCGACGTCTGGCCCTTCATCATCCTCTCTGACGACTCCTGCGTCATGTGGAACGCTGTGGACCTGGACTCACACAG tACCTCAGGCCCTGTAGAGAGGAGTGTGTCTCTGAAGCAGGTGCTGCAGCACATGGAGGCGTGTCCTGACCTCACACAGTTCGGCCTCTGTGGGATCAGGAAGTGGAGCAGTCACTCcccaggtcaggggtcagggggagGAGCTCGTCACAGGGAGCCTTTCTCCAGAGGACACCTCCACGACTTCCTGCTTCTAAACGTGGACCTGACCCAGGGCGTCCAGTTCAACCAGAACAG gTTTACGTGTGATGATGTGGACTTCACCCTGCGAGTCCACAGTGCTGGTCTGCTCATCTGTCGTTTCAACAACTTCAGTGTGATGAAGAAACAGATCTCTATTGGAGGATACCACACCTTCATCATCAAGAACAAG ATGACTGACGTCCCCACCTCGGTCCAGCCGTCTCAGTATATCTGTGCCCCGGACAGCAAGCATCCATTCCTGGCCACGCCTGCACAGCTACTGCTGGAGAAATACCTGCAACACGCTAGCCTGTTCCCCCTTAGCACATGCAACTACACACACCCCATACTGTCTGTAGACTGCTACCTCAACCTGGGgcctgag